One window of the Streptomyces asoensis genome contains the following:
- a CDS encoding 3-hydroxybutyrate dehydrogenase, translating to MTSPQVTAPGPATPSLDLGGRTALVTGAAGGIGRACALRLAAAGAKVRAVDRDAAGLETLVGSAAGLPGAVEPYVLDLTDLDAAELAAAGTDVLVNNAGLQRVAPLEEFPPDVFHTVLTVMLEAPFRLIRGALPHMYGQGWGRIVNVSSVHGLRASAYKSAYVAAKHGLEGLSKTAALEGAPHGVTSNCVNPAYVRTPLVQRQLADQARTHGVPEERVLADVLLRDSAVKRLIEPEEVAEAIAYLCGPQASFVTGTSLVLDGGWTAH from the coding sequence ATGACTTCGCCCCAGGTCACCGCTCCCGGCCCCGCCACTCCCTCGCTCGACCTCGGCGGTCGCACCGCCCTCGTCACCGGCGCGGCCGGCGGCATCGGACGGGCCTGCGCGCTGCGGCTCGCGGCCGCCGGGGCCAAGGTCCGTGCCGTCGACCGGGACGCGGCAGGACTGGAGACGCTCGTCGGGAGCGCGGCCGGTCTGCCCGGCGCTGTCGAACCGTACGTCCTGGACCTCACCGACCTGGACGCCGCCGAACTCGCCGCCGCCGGGACCGACGTGCTGGTCAACAACGCCGGGCTTCAGCGGGTGGCCCCGCTGGAGGAGTTCCCGCCGGACGTCTTCCACACGGTGCTCACCGTGATGCTGGAGGCGCCGTTCCGGCTCATCCGCGGCGCCCTGCCCCACATGTACGGGCAGGGCTGGGGCCGCATCGTCAACGTGTCCTCCGTGCACGGACTGCGCGCCTCCGCCTACAAGTCGGCGTACGTCGCCGCCAAGCACGGGCTCGAGGGCCTCTCCAAGACCGCCGCCCTCGAAGGCGCGCCCCACGGTGTGACCTCCAACTGTGTGAACCCCGCCTATGTGCGCACCCCGCTCGTACAGCGGCAGCTCGCCGACCAGGCGCGGACGCACGGCGTGCCCGAAGAACGCGTACTGGCCGACGTGCTGCTGCGGGACAGCGCCGTCAAACGGCTCATCGAGCCGGAGGAGGTCGCCGAGGCCATCGCGTACCTGTGCGGCCCGCAGGCGTCCTTCGTCACGGGTACCTCGCTGGTCCTCGACGGCGGCTGGACCGCGCACTGA
- a CDS encoding carbon starvation CstA family protein has translation MSLRFWFTCWLRRLFRRPGKPYGRTPHPAAPTPTGSPYAHAGRGGTCPRDRRNRELCGPHLPCPHRRFRRGSAVPTYWTAQHPCPASPYAPYFASRTPLNRLVGYGAMLMESFVAIMALIAVSPNCASRTALVSTAFESLSRLSVRRHSGHAHNQRPNYVAPPHVTLTCGFLRYGDTNTSPPTAWKWCR, from the coding sequence GTGTCCCTTCGGTTTTGGTTCACGTGTTGGTTGCGCAGGCTCTTCCGCCGACCAGGCAAGCCGTACGGCCGAACTCCGCACCCCGCGGCCCCGACTCCCACCGGCTCCCCGTATGCCCACGCCGGACGCGGCGGAACCTGCCCACGAGACCGCAGGAACCGCGAGCTCTGCGGCCCTCACCTACCCTGCCCCCACAGAAGATTCAGGAGAGGGTCGGCCGTACCTACCTATTGGACGGCGCAACACCCCTGCCCTGCCAGCCCATACGCCCCCTACTTTGCATCACGCACCCCCTTAAACCGGCTGGTCGGTTACGGCGCGATGCTGATGGAGTCCTTCGTCGCGATCATGGCGCTCATCGCGGTCAGCCCGAACTGCGCGTCCCGGACGGCACTCGTTTCGACCGCCTTCGAGTCCCTGAGCCGCCTTTCCGTGCGTCGGCATAGTGGCCACGCGCATAACCAACGCCCGAACTATGTTGCCCCGCCACATGTGACACTGACCTGCGGATTCCTACGGTATGGCGACACGAACACGTCCCCGCCAACCGCCTGGAAGTGGTGCCGATGA
- a CDS encoding NUDIX hydrolase gives MPTPDFITEIRASAGHQLLWLPGVSAVVFDDEGRVLLGQRADNHQWCVISGIPEPGEQPADCAVREVYEEAGVHCVPERVVLVRAGSRMEFPNGDECQFMDVTFRCRAVGGEARVNDDESVEVGWFALDALPPMQDGQLFRIKQALADEPTWFETTPAV, from the coding sequence ATGCCGACTCCTGACTTCATCACCGAGATCCGGGCCTCCGCGGGCCACCAACTGCTCTGGCTCCCCGGCGTCAGCGCCGTCGTCTTCGACGACGAGGGGCGGGTGCTGCTCGGCCAGCGCGCGGACAACCACCAGTGGTGCGTGATCTCGGGCATCCCGGAACCGGGCGAGCAGCCCGCGGACTGCGCGGTGCGGGAGGTGTACGAGGAGGCGGGCGTGCACTGCGTCCCCGAGCGCGTCGTCCTGGTCCGTGCCGGGAGTCGGATGGAGTTTCCGAACGGCGACGAATGCCAGTTCATGGACGTCACCTTCCGCTGCCGGGCCGTGGGCGGTGAGGCGCGGGTCAACGACGACGAGTCCGTCGAGGTGGGCTGGTTCGCGCTGGACGCACTGCCGCCGATGCAGGACGGGCAGCTGTTCCGCATCAAGCAGGCGCTCGCCGACGAACCCACGTGGTTCGAGACCACGCCTGCCGTGTGA
- a CDS encoding helix-turn-helix domain-containing protein, translated as MSRDHLEGATAALGPTYDADAPFLELLARGAAAEAYDRPVLLARAEGGSGERIAALEHAKLLALRVRSELEGRRRREAELSALFETAHDLAGPRDVDAVLQAIVQRARSLLGTDIAYLSLHDPARGDTYMRVTEGSVAARFQQLRLGMGEGLGGLVAQTARPYVTDDYFRDDRFRHTTTIDAGVRDEGLVAILGVPLMLGPHVIGVLFAADRRARVFEREQIALLGSFAALAAAAIDTANLLSETRSALAGLERANEIIRDRSAVIERASDVHDRLAELVLRGGGVHDVAAAVSQVLDGTVEFLETAPATAVEASRAEGHAVRHQHDWIAAVAAGGELLGALVLRGHPGLDPVDQRTLERAAMVTSLLLLARRSAAEAEQRVRGELLDDLLEARDRDPRLLRERANRLHADLDATHVVLAARLDAAAPDADQEAAARRRLWSAASHLAATRHGLAAARDGGTVLLLPLEHGDTATELARRTALHLGTAVHEAVTVGASAPVRGLAADPDTVVTAYAEGRRCLDALRLLGRSGDGAAAEDFGFLGLLLAGDRDVAGFVDRTVGRVVAYDERRGTDLLRTLDAYFASGMSPARTKDELHVHVNTVAQRLERVGRLLGDDWQSPARALEIQLALRLHRLANQAPR; from the coding sequence ATGTCCCGCGATCACCTGGAGGGCGCCACGGCAGCCCTCGGTCCCACCTACGACGCCGACGCGCCGTTCCTCGAGCTGCTCGCCCGGGGCGCGGCCGCCGAGGCGTACGACCGGCCCGTGCTGCTCGCCCGCGCCGAGGGAGGGTCCGGCGAGCGGATCGCGGCACTCGAACACGCCAAGCTGCTGGCGCTGCGGGTCCGCTCCGAGCTGGAGGGACGGCGCCGGCGGGAGGCCGAGCTGTCCGCCCTCTTCGAGACGGCCCACGACCTCGCGGGCCCACGCGACGTGGACGCCGTGCTCCAGGCGATCGTGCAACGAGCCCGCTCGCTGCTCGGCACCGACATCGCCTACCTCAGCCTGCACGACCCGGCCAGGGGCGACACGTACATGCGGGTCACCGAGGGTTCGGTCGCCGCCCGCTTCCAGCAGCTGCGCCTCGGGATGGGGGAGGGGCTCGGCGGCCTGGTCGCCCAGACGGCCCGTCCCTACGTCACCGACGACTACTTCCGCGACGACCGCTTCCGGCACACGACGACCATCGACGCGGGCGTACGCGACGAGGGACTGGTCGCGATCCTCGGGGTGCCGCTGATGCTGGGACCCCACGTCATCGGGGTGCTGTTCGCAGCCGACCGGCGCGCCCGGGTCTTCGAACGGGAGCAGATCGCCCTGCTCGGATCCTTCGCCGCGCTCGCCGCCGCCGCCATCGACACCGCCAACCTGCTCTCCGAGACGCGCTCGGCCCTGGCCGGCCTGGAGCGCGCCAACGAGATCATCCGGGACCGCAGCGCGGTCATCGAGCGCGCCTCCGACGTCCACGACCGGCTGGCCGAACTGGTCCTGCGCGGCGGCGGGGTCCACGACGTTGCCGCCGCGGTCTCCCAAGTGCTCGACGGCACCGTGGAGTTCCTGGAGACCGCACCGGCGACCGCCGTGGAGGCCTCCCGCGCGGAGGGCCACGCCGTACGCCATCAGCACGACTGGATCGCGGCGGTCGCGGCCGGCGGGGAACTGCTCGGCGCCCTGGTGCTGCGCGGCCACCCGGGCCTCGACCCGGTCGACCAGCGCACCCTGGAACGGGCCGCGATGGTCACCTCCCTGCTGCTCCTGGCCAGACGCTCCGCCGCCGAGGCCGAACAGCGCGTGCGCGGCGAGCTCCTCGACGACCTGCTCGAGGCCCGCGACCGTGACCCGCGGCTGCTGCGCGAGCGCGCCAACCGGCTGCACGCCGACCTCGACGCGACCCACGTCGTGCTCGCGGCCCGCCTCGACGCCGCCGCACCCGACGCCGACCAGGAGGCGGCCGCGCGCCGGCGCCTGTGGTCCGCCGCCTCCCACCTCGCCGCCACCCGGCACGGCCTGGCCGCCGCCCGCGACGGCGGCACCGTCCTGCTGCTGCCGCTCGAACACGGCGACACCGCGACGGAGTTGGCCCGCCGTACCGCGCTGCACCTCGGCACCGCCGTCCACGAAGCGGTCACCGTCGGCGCGTCCGCCCCGGTGCGGGGCCTCGCCGCCGATCCGGACACGGTGGTCACCGCGTACGCGGAGGGCCGCCGCTGTCTCGACGCCCTGCGGCTGCTGGGCCGTTCCGGCGACGGGGCGGCCGCCGAGGACTTCGGCTTCCTGGGGCTGCTCCTCGCCGGCGACCGGGACGTGGCGGGCTTCGTGGACCGCACCGTAGGCCGCGTCGTCGCCTACGACGAACGGCGCGGCACCGACCTGCTGCGCACCCTCGACGCGTACTTCGCCTCGGGTATGAGCCCGGCCCGCACCAAGGACGAACTCCACGTGCACGTCAACACGGTGGCCCAGCGACTCGAACGCGTCGGCCGCCTTCTGGGCGACGACTGGCAGAGTCCCGCCCGCGCACTGGAGATCCAACTTGCCCTGAGACTGCACCGGTTGGCGAATCAGGCACCACGCTGA
- a CDS encoding MFS transporter — protein sequence MTSPATAPPSPGTPAGLKRIVAASLIGTTIEWYDFFLYGSAAALVFNKLFFPDSDPLVGTLLSFLTYAVGFAARPLGALVFGHYGDRLGRKKLLVLSLLLMGGATFAIGLLPTHATVGSAAPVLLTVLRLIQGFALGGEWGGAVLLVSEHGDARRRGFWASWPQTGAPAGQLLATGVLSLLTALLSDAAFASWGWRIPFLLSGVLVVVGLWIRLSVDESPVFRQALAQAEARKAVRSAEPEQLPLVSVLRHHWRDVLVAMGARMAENISYYVITAFILVYATTSAGVSKQTALNAVLIASAVHFAVIPAWGALSDRVGRRPVYLLGAVGIGLWMFPFFSLVDTGTFGSLVLAVTVGLVLHGAMYAPQAAFFSEMFATRMRYSGASIGAQFASVAAGAPAPLIATALLADYDSSTPIALYVIAAALLTVVAVGVAKETRHRDLTDDDLADGDPGVGAEHPQTPATDARAV from the coding sequence ATGACCTCCCCCGCGACCGCTCCCCCATCCCCGGGAACCCCCGCCGGCCTCAAGCGCATCGTCGCCGCCAGTCTCATCGGCACGACCATCGAGTGGTACGACTTCTTCCTCTACGGCTCGGCCGCCGCTCTCGTCTTCAACAAGCTGTTCTTTCCGGACTCCGACCCGCTCGTCGGCACGCTCCTGTCGTTCCTGACCTACGCCGTCGGTTTCGCCGCGCGACCGCTCGGCGCGTTGGTCTTCGGGCACTACGGGGACCGGCTCGGGCGCAAGAAGCTGCTGGTGCTGAGTCTGCTGCTGATGGGCGGGGCGACCTTCGCGATCGGGCTGCTGCCGACGCATGCGACCGTCGGGAGCGCCGCCCCTGTGCTGCTGACCGTGCTGCGGCTGATCCAGGGTTTCGCGCTCGGCGGTGAGTGGGGCGGAGCCGTTCTGCTGGTGTCCGAGCACGGGGACGCTCGGCGGCGCGGCTTCTGGGCCTCGTGGCCGCAGACGGGCGCGCCCGCGGGGCAGTTGCTCGCGACCGGTGTGCTGTCCCTGCTCACGGCCCTGCTCTCGGACGCCGCCTTCGCCTCCTGGGGCTGGCGGATACCCTTCCTGCTCTCCGGGGTGCTGGTGGTCGTCGGTTTGTGGATACGTCTGTCTGTCGATGAATCCCCTGTGTTCCGGCAGGCGTTGGCGCAGGCCGAGGCCCGCAAGGCGGTGCGGTCGGCGGAGCCGGAGCAGCTGCCGCTGGTGTCGGTGCTGCGGCACCACTGGCGTGACGTGCTCGTCGCGATGGGCGCGCGGATGGCGGAGAACATCTCCTACTACGTCATCACCGCGTTCATCCTCGTGTACGCGACCACCTCGGCCGGTGTCTCCAAGCAGACCGCGCTCAACGCCGTACTCATCGCCTCCGCCGTGCACTTCGCGGTGATCCCGGCCTGGGGTGCGCTGTCCGACCGGGTCGGGCGACGTCCGGTGTATCTGCTGGGCGCGGTCGGGATCGGGCTCTGGATGTTCCCGTTCTTCTCGCTGGTCGACACGGGCACCTTCGGCAGTCTCGTCCTCGCCGTGACGGTGGGTCTCGTGCTGCACGGGGCGATGTACGCGCCCCAGGCCGCCTTCTTCTCCGAGATGTTCGCGACCCGGATGCGGTACTCCGGCGCTTCCATCGGCGCCCAGTTCGCCTCGGTCGCGGCGGGCGCGCCGGCGCCGCTGATCGCCACCGCGCTGCTGGCCGACTACGACAGCTCCACCCCGATCGCCCTCTACGTCATCGCCGCGGCCCTGTTGACGGTCGTCGCCGTGGGGGTCGCCAAGGAGACCCGTCACCGTGACCTGACCGACGACGACCTGGCCGACGGCGACCCCGGCGTGGGCGCGGAGCACCCGCAGACCCCGGCCACGGACGCGCGCGCCGTCTGA